The following nucleotide sequence is from Rhizobium sp. NZLR1.
ATCGCCTGACGTGGGCAACACATCGAGTTTTTAAAGGGAGCATGACAATGGAGTCGGCCGAGTTAGGGCACTCCACGATCGTTGGAATACGGTTAATGTAGAGATGTACGATCAAATTTGCGGATGCCAACTGATCCAGGTCACGCGGAGCAATGATATCTACTCAGGTTCTCTACAAAGCGGGAGTTTGGGCATCCCAACACCAACTCGCTTAATCGCCCTTCCGCACGTCAATCTTCCCATCCACCATGATCTTCAGCGCTCGGATCATGCCGGCGAGGTTGAGCAGAACACCCTCGACTTCATCGTTATTCGCAGCAGCCTCTGTCATCAACGCCGCGATCTCAAGGTCCCCCATCGCAACATAATTTCCGCGGCTGGGGCGAGTGCCGGTTTCCAGGCGCATCTCCCGCACCATTCTTACCGCGCGTTCGACTAGGCGGCGGTATTCGTCAGTGCTCAGTTTGTCGACCTCGTTGGCCGCCCGGGTGAGTTCAGAGATAAAGTCGGCAGTGTAGGACATTTGCAGATGGTTTGCCGATGGGTAGGACCTATCAATGTTTGCCAGAAGGCCGGGGTGTTTGCCGGGTTCCTCGCGGCCTGCATCGGTCTTACCGAGGTTACCGAATTGCTTTAAATATTGCGCGGTATTAAGTGAACATTGTGGCCGAATGCCGCGATAATGCGACACTGGCACCGACAATCCGCGGGCGGTCGCACCGAAAGTCAGCGCTCGGCGGTGCGCCTCTCGATAAACGGACAAACGATCAAGATGCTGCCGGGGTGGCCCGGACTCCCGCATCGATTTCCTCCGCTCAGAACGCGATGTAGTCAACAAGAATCAGTCACAATGAAGCGGTGTCAACGGAACTATATCCCGACGGCTGCGATTCTATCGTTTTGTCACAGTTGCGTCCGTAAGTGGTTCTCTGCGACTGGAGCCGCGTTTGAGCCGAATACTTAAAAAGGATAGACCGAATGGACTGCAGTCGTTATCTGAAAGGCTTGTTGCGATACTGAAGACGTCGCTGAAAAATTACCACAGACACCCGAGGCTTCTTAAAGTGAAAAAAGTGCAGCGCAGCTTTGCCGTCGAGTACAAATCAGGTCGGCGAAAACTCAATTCTAAACCGAATTCGATTTGGGGAGACACGGATCTCAAGTCCGTCGCGCAAGATCTGCAAGACGAGGCAATGCCATTTCTTTCGGCAGCGCCTCGGGCTAGCAGCAGCGAGATGCTTTTACCCGGAGAGCAGACCGGGCCGATGTTGACACTGCCGATCGGGCAGGAGACAAAGGCAGCGGCTTTACAGGAGACCATAATGGCCGACGAAAACGATACGATGACCAATGCTGACACGCCGGTCGCCGCGGCGCCCGATGTACCGAAGAAGGTGCGCAAACCTCGCGCCAACAAGGCGGTGCCTGCAACGGCCTCAGCCGCCGTTTCGGCGGAGCCGGCAGTTGCTTCGGGTGCCGCAGCTGGCAAGCAGAAGAGAGGCCGCAGGCCAAAGGCTGACGAAGGTACGGTGAGTGCCAAGCGTGCGCCCGTCAAACGCGCTCCGAAGGCTATGCAAATAGCGGCTGCACCGCCGGTGGCGGCAGTTGATGAGATCGCGGATCTTCTGCAGCTCGAAGAGGAAAACCAGAGGCTGCGCAAGCTGCTGGCGGAGAAGCTCCGTGCTGAAAATGCCGATCTGCGAAAGCGACTCAACCTCGGTTGATTGGCTGCAGACGGCCAAGTGCTGGCCGCATTCTCATGCTTATTGAAGTGTACTTTTTGGCGGCGGTTCGTTCTGCCGCCAACGCTTTTGCTCGCGGTATGCATACCGGGGTAGAATTCGAGGTCGAATAAAATGGCGTCTCCTTGGAAACTTCTTGCCCGGCTGGTGTCCGCGCGACGGCAGCAGAGGCAAGAACACGGCTCGACCGATGACGTGAAGCCGGACGCATCAGCCATCGCCGAGCCAACTGAAACAGCAGACAACAACGAGTTGGACGGCGCAGACCGTCCGGCGGACGAAAAGCCAGTTCTTCACGGTCATTCCGCGGCGGTTCCGGCGGACCCGGATCATTCCGAGGAAACGGCAAGCGTTGTTGATGACACGACAGATGTCGAAAGCGCGAGGCCTATGGAAGCGTCGGACCCGGTTTTGACCGACGAGGCCGATACAGACGCGCATGCCGCACCAAAAGCCTTTCGAGTTGGCGAAGGTCAAACGCGAAAGCGCGGCATGCGGGGCATGAAAGCGAAAACGATTGCAGGCGTTATCCCACCTGCTCCAAGCGCTCTCACCGCTTTTGACGATGCAATCAATCTCGACGAAGAAATCAGGCTTCTGCGGGACCAGTTGGCGCGCAAGCTTCAAATGCAAAATGCACAATTGAAGAGGATGCTGGAGCGGTTCGAACGCTGAAGCTGTCATAAACCCATTCTCCGGACCTTGGGTATGAGCATCGTGTCAAACGCCGTTCCCTAAGCTTGGCCAAAAACGAACTTGGCGCCTCGTCGGGCAACAAATTGAAGGCACTGCGCCCATACTCGAGTTCCGGCTAATCAGCATTAGGAGTGTCGGTTCGGAGCCATCAAGACCAATTAGTCCGCGCCCCGAAAGTTGGATGGAGTCACACGGCTGGATTGATGGAAATACAGATCCGTTTCTGCGTCGCGTACAATCCAATGGAAGCTGCCGCCGTCGCCTGGGTAGGGATTTTGACGCCGGCAAGACTTATCGATCGAACAATGCGCATTGACAACATGCCGCCGTCGAAACGGGCGACGACGGACTTGCCGCCCACTGATGAAAAACCGCTCAGCGGCAGGGTAATACCAACGAGCGCTAATCAAAACCGGTGCGCCCAGTCACGCATTCCAATCGACATGATCTTCCAAGGCTGAGCGACCAGCTTGTTCCATGCGTCGCAGCAATGGGCGACGATGTCCTCGTAATCTTTGAAGATCCGGTTGGACAACCAGTTGTCACGCAGAAATTGCCACACGTTCTCGACGGGATTTAATTCGGGCGAGCTTGGCGGCAGGAAGAGCAGTGTGATGTTGTCGGGCACGTCGAGCTTCGGCGTGACATGCCACCCCGCCTGATCAACGATCAGCACGGCATGAGCGCCGTCATCGACGGCCTGGCTGATTTCGAGCAAATGCTGGTTCATGGCGCTGGTGTCGCAGTAGGGAAGAACGAGACCCGCACCTTTGCCCTTCTTGGGGCAGATAGCGCCGAAGATATAGGTCCACATCGTGCGTTGATCGTGCGTTGATCGTGTGGTGCCAAAGGCCTTGTTCCCTTGCGTGCCCATCGCCGGGTGATCTTGTTCTTTTGGCCTATCCGAGCTTCGTCGGCCCACCAGAGCTCAATCTCGACGTTCTTCGGGAGCCTGCCTTTGATTGCTGCCAGTGTGGCGGGGAACTTTTTTTAAAACTCTCCAGGTCGCCTTCGTTCTGGGCGTAATGGCGCGGGCGGGCAGACAGCTTTGCAAAGCCGAGCGCCTTCAATTCGCGGCCAATGGTCGTTTCATCGACGGATATCCGATATTCTTGGAACAGCCATTGAACAAGATCCTTGCGCCGCCAGCGCACAACGCCATGCACCGCCGGTATCGGGCCACTTTCGACGATCTTTGCCAAAGCCTGGCGATGCACGTCGGAAAGCTTTCCTTGATTGCCGGGTGCTTTGCCATTGATGAGCCCTGACGGGCCACGCGCATTGAAGCGAATAACCCAGTCGCGGACAATTTGCAGGGTCACGCCTCCGATCCTGGCCGCATCGCTGCGGGAATGGCCATCATAGATTTCGGCAAGGGCAAGAAGCCGCCGAGCCTGTGCCGCATCCTTCGTACCTTTGGCCAACGCCCGAAGAGCGAAGCCGTCGAAGTCATCGCGCAGTGGAATTCCTGATGTCATCCGCAAACCTCCGTTTGCGGTATTGATTCAGAACTCAACTGATTTGGAAACCTCAAAAAGAGTCACAGACCGCTCACGCTGGTATAAGATCATTCATGGTGGGTGTGGTCTCCGGGAAATGATTCGGATCGGCTTTAGCAACAAAATCCTATGTTATTTCAACGGCTTGTAATACTTCCGCCAACCTACCATGAGTTTTCCGGGCTAAGTGCCTGCCTGTTGGATGCTGCAGTCAGCTGC
It contains:
- a CDS encoding transcriptional regulator, with translation MKKVQRSFAVEYKSGRRKLNSKPNSIWGDTDLKSVAQDLQDEAMPFLSAAPRASSSEMLLPGEQTGPMLTLPIGQETKAAALQETIMADENDTMTNADTPVAAAPDVPKKVRKPRANKAVPATASAAVSAEPAVASGAAAGKQKRGRRPKADEGTVSAKRAPVKRAPKAMQIAAAPPVAAVDEIADLLQLEEENQRLRKLLAEKLRAENADLRKRLNLG